A DNA window from Rhizobium jaguaris contains the following coding sequences:
- the phnN gene encoding phosphonate metabolism protein/1,5-bisphosphokinase (PRPP-forming) PhnN → MTLDTKIEPAKNLAVDTVGTMAVVVGPSGAGKDTLMNLAARHFAGRPDVHFVRRVITREGDAGNEDHKAVSDADFDAMQHAGAFVVSWEAHGLKYGIPADVARELAQGNLVIANGSRSALHHFQTAFPRLKVINITARREVLAERLMARGRESREDVLKRLERSSLTVQGNYDVADIDNSGTLEEAERAIISVLEKLIGK, encoded by the coding sequence ATGACACTCGACACCAAAATCGAGCCGGCTAAGAATTTGGCGGTCGATACGGTCGGTACCATGGCCGTCGTGGTTGGCCCTAGCGGTGCCGGCAAGGATACGTTGATGAACCTTGCCGCCCGGCACTTCGCTGGCCGGCCGGATGTCCATTTCGTTCGCCGCGTCATCACGCGCGAGGGGGATGCCGGCAACGAGGATCACAAAGCCGTCTCGGACGCCGATTTCGACGCTATGCAGCATGCCGGCGCCTTTGTCGTCTCCTGGGAAGCACATGGGCTGAAATATGGCATCCCGGCCGATGTCGCTCGTGAGCTTGCACAGGGAAATCTGGTCATTGCCAATGGCTCGCGCTCGGCGTTACATCACTTCCAGACCGCATTTCCGCGGCTGAAAGTCATCAATATTACGGCGCGGCGCGAGGTACTTGCCGAGCGGCTGATGGCGCGCGGGCGCGAGAGCCGCGAAGACGTTTTGAAGCGGTTGGAACGAAGCTCGCTGACCGTTCAGGGCAACTACGACGTCGCCGATATCGACAATAGCGGCACGCTCGAAGAGGCCGAACGCGCTATCATTTCCGTGCTGGAAAAGCTGATCGGGAAGTGA
- a CDS encoding alpha-D-ribose 1-methylphosphonate 5-triphosphate diphosphatase, whose amino-acid sequence MTKETVLSNARIVLEDKIVEGSVLIRDGRIAGISEGKSAIGEDFEGDYLIPGLVELHTDHLEAHYSPRPGVRWNKTAAIQAHDAQIVTSGITTVFDCLRMGSDEDGGFEKGEMRDMADAIQAAQREDRLRADHLIHLRCEVSSDNVLDHFQDFEKDPYVRLVSLMDHAPGQRQFQTMDQYIFYYQKKRGLSDEAFARFVAKRQEESAKYATPHRDAISKVCAERGITIASHDDATLAHVDEAVAYGVRLAEFPTSIDAAKASHGAGMSVLMGAPNIVRGKSHSGNIAARDLANLGVLDVLSSDYVPLSLLHAPFILADEVEGISLPQAIAMVTATPAKTVSLDDRGRIAEGLRADLVRVRRDHGVPVTRSVWREGRRVA is encoded by the coding sequence ATGACCAAAGAAACCGTCCTCTCCAACGCCCGCATCGTCCTCGAAGATAAGATTGTCGAAGGCTCCGTGCTGATCCGTGACGGTCGCATTGCCGGCATTTCCGAAGGCAAGTCCGCCATCGGCGAGGATTTCGAGGGCGACTATCTGATCCCCGGTCTGGTCGAGCTGCATACCGACCATCTGGAAGCGCATTATTCTCCGCGTCCGGGCGTCCGCTGGAACAAGACCGCTGCCATCCAGGCGCACGACGCCCAGATTGTCACCTCAGGCATCACCACCGTATTCGACTGCCTGCGCATGGGTTCGGACGAAGATGGCGGCTTCGAAAAGGGCGAGATGCGCGACATGGCCGACGCCATCCAGGCGGCTCAGCGTGAAGATCGCCTGCGCGCCGATCACTTGATCCATCTCCGCTGCGAAGTCTCCTCCGACAACGTTCTCGATCACTTCCAGGATTTTGAAAAGGATCCTTACGTCCGCCTGGTCTCGCTGATGGACCATGCGCCGGGCCAGCGCCAGTTCCAGACCATGGATCAATATATCTTTTATTATCAGAAGAAGCGCGGCTTGAGCGACGAGGCCTTCGCCCGTTTCGTCGCCAAGCGACAGGAAGAATCGGCCAAATACGCGACACCGCACCGCGACGCCATCTCGAAGGTCTGCGCCGAACGCGGCATTACCATCGCCAGCCATGACGACGCCACGCTCGCCCATGTCGACGAGGCTGTTGCCTATGGCGTTCGGCTGGCGGAATTCCCGACCAGCATCGACGCCGCCAAGGCTTCGCACGGCGCCGGCATGAGCGTGTTGATGGGCGCGCCGAACATCGTGCGCGGCAAGTCGCATTCCGGCAATATCGCTGCCCGCGATCTTGCCAACCTCGGCGTGCTCGATGTGCTGTCTTCGGACTATGTACCGCTCAGCCTGCTGCATGCGCCCTTCATCCTTGCCGACGAGGTCGAGGGCATTTCGCTGCCCCAAGCCATCGCCATGGTGACGGCAACGCCTGCGAAGACGGTCAGCTTGGACGACCGCGGCCGCATCGCCGAAGGTTTGCGCGCCGATCTCGTACGCGTTCGCCGCGATCACGGCGTGCCGGTGACGCGTTCAGTGTGGCGGGAAGGACGGCGTGTCGCATGA